TATATTTTGTTTTCAGTGGCATCTTGGGCATTTCACTGCTAATTATACTCCTACGTACCGTGGCTTTGATAGCCACTATGGCCCTTACACGGATCACCAAGATTACTCGGATCACACTTCACTATCGGTAAAAGAAATtatttattcttgtttttttatgATGATTACGCACTAGGCTTTCATTCAGGAAGTTGCTCTCTCTAGGGCATACTATAGCACTATTTGTGTTTTTTTTCAACATGGTTGACTCAACAAAACCCCAAATAGTAGTACCTATCAATGACTTCAGCAATCATGTTGAAAACCAGGGCCTAATGAACTACATACACGCTCCGGTAATTTAGTTTGTGAGTGTTAAAGTGGGTCCTTTGAAGTGGCTAGCAGCTTTATGTCAACATCAGCGAGGTAAAAGAAGCGACATTTTTATAGCGTCAACTCCGAAAGACTGCGTTGACATATACGGACTCTCGGGTTTTGCTTTGCGTAGAACCACACCCACGTATTCTTTCTATGTATTCAGTGCATCACTAAAGACAAAATGCAGTGATTGACACACACCAGGGCACTGAAAACACCCGGCTTAGGCATTCCTGCATAAATCTAAGCACGTGCAGCGTCATTTGTGCGTACTTAAACAACTACACAGCAAGGTGCAAGTCGTAATCACGATCCGCCTTCTTAGAAAGCCCCATTCATTTGCGAAGTGGCGCCTGCGCAGAATATTCTGCGTCTGTTACAAGAAACCAGCCTTGAAACAGTTTCATTGACATCAGCAATATAAATCTGCTTCCAAATAACGTGTCACCGAAATGGAAGCTGCAAGACATTCTTTCGGGCTACAAAGTACTCGAAACTAATCAGCTATATCGGAGGGACACATAGCGCAAGGATAAGTGCACTAAACTTTGATGTCGAAAGTAATCACGTCTAAAGAACAACACACGGCAAATCACGCACAAGGTACAATAATGCTATCGTCGTCTGCTTCTATGCAACTTTCTTTTCCTGTCAAGGACAAACGCCGATCGACTAGCCTCGCTCTTGTACTTCATTACATGCATTCGCATAATTCTGTTTATGATGGCAGGCTCAGCTCTCACTACAAAGCTCTCAGCTCTCACTACAAAGCTACATTGCTGTGTAGCACTCCCCAACACAGGAAGCGGGTTCCTACAAAATATACACGTTGCGGCTACGGGGCCCCGTGCGGCATTGCTTACCTCAAGATAACAGTGTCTGGCGTCCGCCGATGCAAGAGCCCACCAGGATGGAGAGATGGGCTAGTTGTCAAGGGATTCTCGGAAAAACCTAGAGCCCTGGAACGACTAGACATAACGACGGGGACAGGCAGCAGCTTTTGTTGTCCGTCTCCTTCTCGTGCCTATTCGTTCTCTACGTTTTAGATAGTTCTGAGAATACCACCCAACACCACAGAAAACCAAAGCACTGGAACGCGGTAACGTGTGCACTCACTTGCGCTCAAGAGAACCAGCCTAGTACTGGGTCAAGAGCTAGACACACCGAGTTCAATCCAGGCAGCGCTAAATCTAGCTTCTTCGGCGTGGTTGGGGATCAGCAACGGCCGTGCGCTTTCGTTATCACTTTCAACGTCACCGCATTTTCGTCAAAGCTCACCCAGATATCTTTGCTGGCCTGGAGCAACCTATTTCAAGCGACGCAATCATGAAGTAGTGCAgctgggaaaaaaaagaacgatctgACGAGTCTCACCTTCATGACAGCTGTTCAGCACAGACAATGACACGTGGACAGGATGGGGCCTTGACATGTGGGACAACATGAATCCAGACCAGGAGTCATCCGGTAAATATGCCACCAGTCTGTTCACCGAGAAGGCTATCGAAGTCCTCAAGAAAAGAAACCAGAACAGGGTACGTCTATCTCCCGCGGGACAATGCTGTTCCATTCGCAATGCCTCATTCACAATTATTTCAAGAGTTTCGGCACAAGTGGTTACAAAAAGAAATGCTTCGACTGGTGCCCAGCCACAGAAGTCATACATCTTTATTACGACGAGCGCCTAAGTACTCAAGTGTAGAACGTTGCAATGCCACGATTCAAGAAAGATCTAGCGTTAATGATTTCCAGGTATATACAATTGTCTTTTCAGGAGTCGAGCGTCGCATGCAAAGAAAGTGTTAGAGTTCGAGACATTTAGGAATATATAGTTGCATCTTCAGGATACGACTGCTCGTCTTATTTTTacattattaaaaattaaattatggggttttacgtgccaaaaccactttctgattatgaggcacgccgtagtggaggactccggaaatttcgaccacctggggttctttaacgtgcacctaaatataagtacacgagtgttttcgcatttcgcccccatcgaaatgcggccgccgtagccgggattcgatcccgcgacctcgtgctcagcagccgaacaccatagccactgagcaaccacggcgggttattttaCATTATTAAGCAGTAATATCAATTTAGGCAGTTATTACTGCATGTGGTAACACCTACGGTCGCGAGGCAATTATGGTTATTACAGAAAAATTATAGTAAACAGAAAAATTACCTCGTCAAACAAATGTACTTTTTAGGAGTGTTTATGCGTTGTAGCATCGAATtacatgcttttcatttttttttcctttcccacaCAGCCCATCTTTCTGTACCTGTGCTACTCCGCTGTGCACGTGGGAAATACGTACTCTCTTCTAGAAGCTCCGGATGAAGATCTACTCAAGCACAGCCACATACTAAATCCGAAGCGAAGAGCATATGCAGGTCTGTGGAATCAAGAGTACTGCCCTTCTATAATTCGCTACGAGAGTTCGTCTATCTGAACCAACGATCGTCCTTTCGCGTGTGCGTAGATATACGAGGTAGTATACTATTACAAGATTACCAAACAACTCAGTATTAACTAAAGTTCAGTGTGAATGCGTATTTCTTTAGAGAGGAAACGTTTACGCGATTACTTTTTGCGATTACGTTCATGGctattagcattgaatcaatgtagcgacacaccgcatTGTTAGCGTCGAAAGCTATGTGCCGCCGCCTTCCAGCTTTCTGGAACTTCTCACTGagcatgctgcgccatctagtgacccCGCCGTAATTCCCGCGTGTGTCATGGGCTTGATTCTGCCAAGCATCATTAAAATTTAACGGAATATTTTCGTAATTATAAAACAGCACATACCCCCGTTGCACATATCTAATCACTCAAGTCAACGTAGAAGAGGTACACTGATGAGCGGTTCCCACATACTGGCACATGCCCAGGGACCCAAGTTGTTATTAAAACGATTCGTTGAAGAGCAGCGCACACCGAGTGCAGACATTGAGTGCTCCAATTGGGCGTCAAAGGTAACGTTGAATAGTGGTACATGCGCCTTGCCACAAGCCCGGTGTCTCATTTCCAATGGCCCATCTCACCGGTCAGAGAGGTTCACTGAAAAGcggtgcatatatatatgtatataggtgCCCAGTGCCACATACTTAGTGACCCGAGTTAGTCCGACGGTTGGGTTCGAACACTGTTCCCTCcgtacagcagcccgatgcgctacccattcgaccaagGACTACTCAGCGATCCAGGTTCGGGCGAAAACGGTTATATACGTATATGTAGATATCCTCCGGAAAAATACacgaagtaccctaagaatgctaatcacaataAAATCTTATCTGTGATATCAATAAATTTATACCTGTACCTTCGATAACAAATTCTGTTTAAAAAAACCTATTTATCAACATTCTGCTTATATACGTCCAAGGCACAAGAATGGAGAAAAGTGAGAGCGACACAAAGGCTGTTCAGTTCAACCACACTTCTACGCAACAAGTCACTCCCTGTTGTGAACTGCATAGGGTCACACATCAGTACAAGCAGAACTGTAGCATGCATATATCACACGCATTGCAGACTTACAGCGGTACCCTTTGTGCATGAAACGACAGCGATGGTGTCGGCGCTGGACGACAGCATCGGCGAGATAATAAAGGCGCTGCTCTTCACCAATGCCATCAAAGACACCATCCTAGTGGTGACCACGGACAACGGAGCTGCTGCAGGAGGTATCGACAACAGTGCGGGCTCCAACTGGCCGCTTCGTGGCACGAAGGGCACACTTTGGGAAGGAGGCGTTCGAGGGGTGGCCTTCGTCTGGAGCACATTCATCAAACGACCTCATGTGGCCCACCAACTCATGCACATCACTGACTGGCTGCCCACTCTTTACGCCGCTGCAGGTATGCACGAGAAACACGTCAGCAACTCGGTAATTCTTATCTGCGAAGGTAATTTTGGTCTGAATGCATGTCGGGAAAAGTGCACCAGCAGCACTGACCACGTCGAAGCTGAAGGCTTGCTTCTCACTTACGGGTAGCAGAGAGTGTGAAACAGCGTGTTCCGTAGATAAATGTTAGAAAATTGTGCTTGGCatcaaaaaacttgaaaaatGGAGCACCCTTTGTTGAAGTTGAAATTTAGCCGCACCGCAGAAGTCGAGGCTGCCACATAACTGTATGAGCATGcgcattatgttttttttttttcgtgataatAATTATAGAGATTTAACACCGGAAAGCACCACTGTGGCTGTGAGGAACGCCGTTGTCGAGGGACCCGGATGAATGTTGACTGTCTAGGGTTCTGTGACTTGAACTTAAATCTTAGTACAAGGCTCCACCTCTGGTCTTTCTTACTGTAACTATATCACATTTACTAACGCAAGCTGTACACGTAGCTCCCACGCATTCAACATAACACCTATTTATGCCCGTACTAACATATTCAAGTACAGTTTTTTTCACGTACAGTAGAGCTTTCAAATTCTCTACCCGGTAACATTCGTTCACTACCACTACAAGATTTTATAGCTACCACTGGTAAGCACTTCACTAACATGTAAAGCTCTTCTTTTTTAATCATTCGTCTTTTTGTGTATATCTGTGTTTTTTAATGTGTAATGTACAGTAACGTATAatgttcccactcctgctatagccatATATTGGGCTActgtatatgtaaataaataaataaacaaataaataaataaataaattttctagtttcgcctccatcgaaatgtggctgccgtggttggCTATCGAGCCCGCGACATTGCACTGCAACATTACTGTGAGACTGATGCTGAAACACTGCGCTAGGtacctttttttctcttgcaaAAGTCGGCGGGTGTAGGTCGCTAGCCCTTAGTTTGTGATCCAATTCATTTTTAGCACTTTAAAGTACCGAAGGGTGACAGAAGGTGAAGCTCTGTCTATTGAGCCGTCTTCGTGAAGCGCAGTGACATATAGAACAGTGTGTGCGCCTGAAGAAATACGGAAATTTAGCCAATGTACTTTTCGATGTAGCGTCTGTTCAATGAAGAGGTATCCAAATTGCTACTCTTCATAATTTGTTAAGTGAAGATATAATAATAATTGGCGACCTTCAAAACAAGCACAAAGCCACCGCAATGCCAAAGATCATCTCGCCGGGAGGTCCATAAATACAACGGTAAATCAGAAATCTTTCTTGAAGCAAAGGTCTTCCGTGAATCAGCAGATGAGCACCCAGATACATATCGTTTTCAGCGATAAAAAAATAACGACGAACAGGCCTGGATTCCCAAGCCGTTCATACGCAAGAATTGTTCGAAATACTGGCACTGGTGAATCACAAACATTTTCTAAGAACCAGGTATTTTGTCAGTGCGATCTTATTTTTGATTCTTTGCTGACCCAAGCACTCGTACCGCTGATCGTTACTGCACAGCTGCTGTCGTTAAAAGAGGTTCACGCGTCCCTAACGAAGCCATTAACCTAGAATCTGATGGTGCCGAAACCGCTTCCTTGCAGGAGGTAAAGTGGACGACCTTGGTGAGATCGACGGCCTCAACATGTGGGACACGCTTATCGCGGACAACGTATCGCCCCGAAGCGAGATTCTGCTCAACATCGACCCGGTGTGGAACATGTCGGCTCTGCGATACCATGGGTACAAGCTGGTCCAGGGCTCACTGGCCAGGGGGCGTTACGATGGGTGGTACCGGCCCATGGAACCGGGAGGCCAACCAATCAACATGAACCGAATGCGGTAACAAACATGCATACATTTATCAATAAAGAAAACACGGACTCTTCGAGCCTGCTTTCATTTCTACATACATCATTGGGTGAAAGCCGCAGGCCTTTGCAGTTCCCATGCATTTAAAATATAGCTGGCCGCATACTAGTCACAAAATAATAGATTTGGGGATAAATGGGTTGCTCAGAAAAGTTATTTAACTCTGTCCTCTTAAAACTGCGCCAGCGATATTTCAAGCACTTTAGAATCTCACTTTTATCTCAAGGGTTCATGAAGTTGATACGCATCGCTCTATCTTGACAAGCACGAAACTGTTTCCACCATGCTGTTCCTACTATATCTTTTATAAACTTACAATGTATCGGCATTACCCAGTCATTTCACGCTAAAGTATCGGCCGGCTACATTTCCAGGCGTCTATTGATCCCCCGAAACATTCGTAACGTGCTTAGCTTCTCCGCCACAAAACTTGGCAACGCATGGTTCAGATGGTGTGTTACAGTGTCACAGGTACCTTATTTTGTAATGCGCACTTGCGTTCGGGTGCCTGTGCTATTAAAGGCTACACAGCAGGTATAGAAAAGCTAGCGCACCTAACAGTGGTGAATTGACAGAAAAGTACACCAGCGACAGCATGGAAATCTCGTGGCCGCCTCTGATGGCAAAATCCATTCTCCTTCGCCAGCCCATATTTAAAAAAACGTATTTCCGATGTTAATTTACAGCCGCGGTGATAACGCTTTCAGACCCTTCTGCTTTGGTTCTTTTACTTACATTTCAAGTGACCCATCACACTATCATCAGCACCAGTAGTTTAAGTGCGTCCTATCACAAAGCAAGTTCCTCCGCCATGGACATCCAACTAGCACTCTGCTGAGTCAAACAAGCGCATACtatgcatttaaattttctgaTCTCAACTGATGACATTTTTCTACCGGCCCTCCCTATGTTTGCATACCTATGACGGGACTCAGATAAAAGGAAGTCCAATCGGCCAGTTATTTGCAATTTGGCCTACACAACTCCA
The nucleotide sequence above comes from Dermacentor andersoni chromosome 10, qqDerAnde1_hic_scaffold, whole genome shotgun sequence. Encoded proteins:
- the LOC126545011 gene encoding arylsulfatase B-like; this encodes MNSGSTLEQKGWNDVSLHESTQVKTPNLDVMASDGVILNNYYVTPLCTPSRAALLTGKYPIRLGLQHDEIRAAEPFGLPLNFKLLPEYLKELGYETHAVGKWHLGHFTANYTPTYRGFDSHYGPYTDHQDYSDHTSLSLFSTDNDTWTGWGLDMWDNMNPDQESSGKYATSLFTEKAIEVLKKRNQNRPIFLYLCYSAVHVGNTYSLLEAPDEDLLKHSHILNPKRRAYAAMVSALDDSIGEIIKALLFTNAIKDTILVVTTDNGAAAGGIDNSAGSNWPLRGTKGTLWEGGVRGVAFVWSTFIKRPHVAHQLMHITDWLPTLYAAAGGKVDDLGEIDGLNMWDTLIADNVSPRSEILLNIDPVWNMSALRYHGYKLVQGSLARGRYDGWYRPMEPGGQPINMNRMRSQFFHSAARFNSKCSAARTIRAMGRAMPTQRPDELFVVCGHNNGTACQPMRQPCLFNIDSDPCERDNIAKEHPDIIDFLQLRMKQYRKKMVPPINQPATRKADPRNFNYTWAPFM